The Halomicronema hongdechloris C2206 genome includes a window with the following:
- a CDS encoding PAS domain S-box protein, whose translation MSSPFNPAPSLDGMTGPGVDALQQLADLPVAAYCRHIDAEGRLVAWDAALEAMVGPLTAGQGWQQWVVPQDWPRVRQMVAEAVTTRQPFTLNYRIQRQDGRVCWLCDRGQVTSRCDDLTLYLTGVVFELPDRVVAPEYPASDVTNQAIIRALPDLILRMRRDSPLYEIVTPGNVNLLMAEGEILNIFDVMPAEQAHKRLHYVAQALDMGMLQIYDQVLFYQDQMQHEEVRVVPCGGDQVLVIVRDVTDHRRAEATLQRLNQELETRVAERTQALQASEADLRTLFDHIYAAIFIIALDGTLLDVNQTMLSLYGVARQEALQRSFLADYSGPNNAPEQLAQAWQQALAGDTPAFEWQAQRLDTGQCFEVEVVLQQVTLGQQQVVLANVRDIRDRKQVECLLRESQQLLQLVMDNIPQLIFWKDRQSVYLGCNRQFAKSIGIDSPEAIVGQRDAELPWTPQEREWYLRCDRTVIETNQPLLNMLETHHQDDGNQIWLEANKLPLHDSEGQVVGILGTLQDITERKQAEDLLREQVRLSTLRAAIDSILTRGEPLQAMLQGCTEALVKILEGTVAHLWLLDAGQQLLQRQATAGYPDTAPPLPDQMPLATSSLGQIVQQRCPYLSNDLSMDPQMQAPWGGHADLVAFAGYPLIVEDQVLGVLAVGVRKLLKPSLQGWLALLANEIALGIKRKQTELALQQSEARLRQQTHDLEHTLRELQQAQLQLIQSEKMSSLGQLVAGVAHEINNPMNFIYGNLNHARTYIEDLLQLIELYQQHYADPAPAIATAIHTIDLPFLLDDLPKLLNSMKVGADRIQTIVSSLSTFSRMDTATAKVVDIHENLDSTLMILQYRLKARGERPAIQVTRHYGDIPPVHCYPGHLNQVFMNILGNAIDALEEVMPRHPHPQLQIQTAMDSQGRLVVTIADNGPGIPADIQPRLFDPFFTSKPLGKGTGLGLSISYQIVTEIHRGQLRCQSQVGQSTCFTIILPQPLPQSPAPDHAATLPGKLPNASDYLQS comes from the coding sequence ATGTCCTCGCCCTTTAACCCAGCCCCATCTTTAGACGGCATGACTGGCCCTGGAGTCGATGCACTACAACAGTTGGCAGACTTACCAGTGGCGGCCTACTGTCGCCACATCGACGCAGAGGGCAGGCTAGTGGCATGGGACGCCGCTTTAGAGGCTATGGTGGGGCCATTAACGGCAGGCCAAGGCTGGCAGCAATGGGTGGTGCCTCAGGACTGGCCCCGGGTACGCCAGATGGTGGCAGAAGCCGTGACTACTCGGCAACCGTTTACGCTGAATTACCGCATCCAGCGTCAGGATGGACGGGTGTGTTGGCTGTGCGATCGCGGCCAGGTCACCTCTCGTTGCGATGATCTGACTCTGTACCTAACCGGGGTGGTGTTTGAACTCCCCGATCGTGTGGTTGCGCCGGAATATCCCGCCAGCGATGTCACTAATCAGGCCATCATCCGGGCCTTGCCGGATTTAATTCTGCGGATGCGCCGGGATAGTCCCCTCTATGAAATTGTCACCCCGGGCAATGTCAATCTCTTGATGGCGGAGGGGGAGATCCTCAATATTTTTGATGTCATGCCGGCTGAGCAGGCCCACAAGCGGCTGCACTACGTGGCTCAGGCCCTGGATATGGGAATGCTGCAAATCTACGATCAAGTCCTGTTTTACCAGGATCAGATGCAGCATGAGGAGGTGCGAGTCGTTCCCTGTGGTGGGGATCAGGTGTTGGTGATCGTGCGGGATGTCACGGACCACCGCCGGGCCGAAGCGACGTTACAGCGTCTGAACCAGGAATTAGAGACCCGCGTGGCCGAGCGCACTCAAGCGTTGCAGGCATCCGAGGCAGACCTGCGAACGCTGTTTGACCATATCTATGCGGCCATTTTTATCATCGCTCTGGATGGCACCCTGCTGGATGTGAATCAAACCATGTTGTCTCTCTATGGAGTGGCACGGCAGGAGGCCCTGCAACGCTCCTTTCTGGCCGACTATTCTGGCCCCAATAATGCGCCTGAGCAGCTGGCCCAGGCTTGGCAGCAGGCGTTGGCGGGGGATACCCCTGCCTTTGAGTGGCAAGCCCAGCGGCTGGATACGGGCCAGTGCTTTGAGGTGGAGGTGGTGCTGCAGCAGGTCACCTTGGGGCAGCAGCAGGTGGTGCTAGCCAATGTGCGGGACATTCGCGATCGCAAACAAGTCGAGTGCCTGCTGCGAGAGTCGCAGCAATTGCTGCAGCTGGTGATGGATAACATTCCCCAGTTGATCTTCTGGAAGGATCGGCAGTCGGTCTATCTGGGCTGCAATCGGCAGTTTGCCAAATCCATCGGCATAGACAGCCCCGAGGCCATTGTCGGCCAGCGAGATGCCGAGCTGCCCTGGACTCCCCAGGAACGGGAGTGGTATCTGCGATGCGATCGCACCGTCATCGAGACTAACCAGCCCCTACTGAACATGCTGGAAACCCATCACCAAGACGATGGTAACCAGATCTGGCTGGAGGCCAATAAGTTACCCCTGCACGACAGCGAGGGACAGGTGGTAGGTATCCTCGGCACCCTGCAAGATATCACCGAGCGCAAACAGGCGGAGGATTTACTGCGGGAACAGGTACGCCTATCCACGCTGCGCGCCGCCATCGACTCGATTCTGACCCGGGGAGAACCGCTGCAGGCCATGCTGCAGGGCTGTACCGAGGCTCTGGTCAAAATTCTGGAGGGCACTGTGGCCCATCTTTGGCTGTTGGATGCCGGGCAACAACTCCTGCAGCGGCAAGCCACCGCTGGCTACCCCGACACCGCCCCACCCTTGCCCGATCAGATGCCCCTAGCCACCTCGTCCCTGGGGCAAATCGTGCAACAGCGCTGTCCTTACCTCAGCAATGATCTCTCCATGGATCCGCAAATGCAAGCTCCCTGGGGCGGCCACGCCGACCTAGTGGCCTTTGCGGGTTACCCATTAATCGTCGAGGACCAGGTCTTGGGGGTGCTGGCCGTTGGGGTGCGGAAACTCCTAAAACCCTCTCTGCAGGGATGGTTAGCCCTCTTGGCCAACGAAATTGCCCTGGGCATCAAGCGGAAACAGACAGAACTGGCCCTGCAACAGTCTGAAGCTCGGCTGCGGCAGCAGACCCACGACCTAGAGCACACCCTCCGAGAACTGCAGCAGGCCCAATTACAGCTGATCCAGAGTGAGAAAATGTCGAGCCTGGGGCAGTTGGTGGCTGGGGTTGCCCATGAAATTAATAACCCGATGAACTTCATCTATGGCAACCTCAACCATGCCCGCACTTATATCGAAGATTTATTGCAGCTGATCGAGCTCTATCAGCAACACTATGCCGACCCCGCCCCTGCGATCGCAACGGCCATTCACACCATTGATCTGCCCTTTCTCTTGGACGATCTGCCGAAGTTATTGAACTCCATGAAAGTGGGTGCCGATCGGATTCAGACCATCGTGTCATCCCTCAGTACCTTCTCACGCATGGATACTGCCACCGCTAAGGTTGTCGACATTCACGAGAACCTAGACAGCACCCTGATGATTTTGCAATATCGCCTGAAGGCCCGTGGTGAACGGCCAGCCATTCAAGTCACTCGACATTATGGCGATATTCCCCCAGTGCACTGCTATCCCGGCCATCTCAATCAGGTATTCATGAATATCTTGGGCAATGCCATCGATGCCCTCGAAGAAGTCATGCCCCGCCACCCCCATCCCCAGCTTCAGATTCAAACGGCAATGGACTCCCAGGGCAGGCTAGTAGTTACCATTGCCGACAATGGTCCCGGCATTCCCGCCGACATTCAACCCCGGCTATTCGATCCCTTCTTCACGAGCAAGCCCTTGGGCAAAGGTACCGGCCTAGGCCTCTCCATCAGTTATCAAATTGTCACCGAGATTCATCGCGGCCAGCTCCGGTGTCAGTCTCAAGTTGGCCAAAGCACTTGCTTCACCATCATCCTGCCCCAGCCTCTGCCCCAATCCCCAGCCCCAGACCATGCCGCCACCCTCCCAGGTAAACTTCCCAACGCCTCAGATTATCTCCAGTCCTGA
- the gatC gene encoding Asp-tRNA(Asn)/Glu-tRNA(Gln) amidotransferase subunit GatC: MIDLEQVRKVALLARLELTPEEEQQFTTQLSSILEYVEQLSELDTEAVEPTTRALEINNVTRQDVAESFPAREQMLDSAPEREEDYFKVPKILDEG, translated from the coding sequence ATGATTGATCTTGAACAAGTTCGCAAGGTGGCGCTGCTGGCTCGCTTAGAGCTAACTCCTGAGGAGGAGCAGCAGTTTACCACTCAACTGAGCAGCATCCTGGAATATGTCGAGCAGTTGAGTGAGCTCGATACCGAAGCTGTGGAACCGACGACTCGGGCCCTTGAAATCAACAATGTCACCCGTCAAGATGTGGCGGAGTCCTTCCCGGCCCGGGAGCAGATGCTGGATAGTGCCCCCGAGCGGGAAGAGGATTACTTTAAGGTGCCTAAAATTCTTGATGAGGGCTAG
- a CDS encoding photosystem I assembly protein Ycf3, protein MPRTQRNDNFIDKTFTVMADLILKLMPAKDNAKQAFAYYRDGMSAQSEGEYAEALENYEEALRLEEDPYDKSFILYNMGLIHASNGEHDRALSHYQQALELNPRMCQALNNIAVIYHYKGERATANSDSDTAEKMFDEAARYWMEAIRIAPNNYIEAQNWLKNTGRMKMDMFF, encoded by the coding sequence ATGCCTAGAACCCAGCGCAACGACAACTTCATTGACAAGACCTTTACGGTCATGGCGGATTTGATCCTCAAGCTCATGCCCGCCAAAGATAATGCCAAGCAAGCCTTCGCCTACTATCGCGATGGCATGTCAGCCCAGTCAGAAGGAGAATACGCCGAAGCCCTAGAGAACTACGAAGAGGCCCTAAGACTCGAAGAAGATCCCTACGACAAGAGTTTCATTCTCTACAACATGGGATTGATCCATGCCAGCAACGGTGAGCACGACAGGGCCCTCAGCCATTATCAACAGGCCTTAGAACTCAACCCCCGCATGTGTCAGGCCCTGAACAATATCGCCGTGATCTACCACTACAAAGGGGAAAGGGCCACAGCCAACAGCGACAGTGACACGGCTGAGAAGATGTTTGATGAGGCGGCGCGCTACTGGATGGAAGCGATTCGGATTGCCCCCAACAACTACATCGAGGCCCAAAACTGGCTGAAAAATACTGGCCGCATGAAGATGGACATGTTTTTCTAA
- a CDS encoding GGDEF/EAL domain-containing response regulator, which translates to MHKILVIGQDNRERKSILKLLIGEGVETVVAKDSTDGLPLAQAEQPDLILCTLDLDGGDSQALLQALQSSPDAAVIPVILLTVRSDRTYLRHCIELGADDCLTHPATPTELMAAIRSRLQKQARLTERYVAVLRKTAERLNRLAHYDHLTELPNHHLLRQRLRQAMSQGPVALLCLSLDRLRQVNNTLGHPAGDDLLRLTASRLRASLPHGTTVARLTGNQFAILLSHPGSREAVRTVANDLIKRLSLPFALTGQDVFVTISIGIALYPNDSTDLDTLLRQVDAALEGAKRQKSHYCQFYRADMPVVSGDDLQLETNLRYALERHEFDVYYQPQRVLGRQRSSSVPALSAEALIRWTHPQQGFISPGRFIPLAEETGLIVPIGEWILRQTCTQVKTWQQQGLPPIKVSVNLSSVQLNQPHLPQTIAQILQETGLSPQLLELELTETALMQDATAALAMLSELKTQGLRIAVDDFGTGYSSLSYLKQFPIDTLKIDRCFVNGLTTDAKNQVILTAMIEMAHALDLYVVAEGVETEAELALLQDYQCDSVQGYLLGQPMASKDFYTWCQAMTLEQAS; encoded by the coding sequence ATGCATAAAATCCTGGTCATCGGACAGGATAATCGAGAGCGCAAGTCTATCCTTAAACTCCTGATCGGGGAAGGGGTAGAGACCGTGGTCGCCAAGGATAGCACCGACGGTCTGCCCCTGGCCCAAGCCGAGCAACCCGATCTGATCCTGTGCACCCTCGACTTGGATGGTGGCGATTCCCAAGCCCTATTGCAGGCGCTCCAAAGCAGCCCAGATGCCGCCGTCATTCCGGTGATTTTACTCACCGTCCGCAGCGACCGCACCTATCTGCGCCACTGCATCGAACTGGGAGCCGATGACTGTTTAACACATCCGGCCACCCCCACCGAACTCATGGCCGCCATCCGCAGCCGCCTGCAGAAACAGGCCCGCCTCACCGAGCGCTACGTGGCGGTGCTGCGCAAGACCGCAGAACGGCTCAATCGTCTGGCCCACTACGACCACCTGACCGAGCTACCCAATCACCACCTGCTGCGTCAACGGCTGCGCCAAGCCATGTCTCAAGGCCCCGTCGCCCTACTCTGCCTCAGCCTCGATCGACTGCGCCAGGTGAACAATACCCTGGGCCATCCCGCCGGCGATGACCTGCTGCGGTTAACCGCCAGTCGCCTCAGGGCATCTCTGCCCCATGGCACTACCGTCGCCCGCCTCACCGGCAATCAGTTTGCGATTCTGCTCTCCCATCCAGGCTCTCGCGAGGCCGTGCGCACCGTCGCCAATGATCTGATCAAGCGCCTGTCGTTGCCCTTTGCCCTCACCGGCCAGGATGTCTTTGTCACCATCAGCATCGGCATCGCCCTCTATCCTAACGACAGCACCGATCTCGACACCCTGTTGCGGCAGGTCGATGCCGCCCTGGAGGGCGCTAAGCGTCAAAAAAGCCACTACTGCCAGTTCTACCGGGCCGATATGCCCGTGGTCTCCGGGGACGATCTGCAGCTGGAAACCAATCTGCGCTATGCCCTAGAACGCCATGAGTTCGATGTATACTATCAGCCCCAGCGGGTGTTGGGCCGCCAGCGATCATCATCGGTGCCCGCCCTCAGCGCCGAAGCCCTGATCCGCTGGACCCACCCCCAACAGGGATTCATTTCTCCAGGGCGGTTTATTCCCCTGGCCGAAGAGACGGGGCTGATTGTGCCCATCGGGGAGTGGATTCTGCGCCAGACCTGCACCCAGGTCAAAACCTGGCAACAGCAGGGACTCCCCCCGATCAAGGTGTCGGTGAACCTCTCCAGCGTCCAGCTGAATCAGCCCCACTTGCCCCAGACCATCGCCCAGATTCTGCAGGAAACCGGCCTCTCTCCCCAGTTACTGGAGTTGGAGTTGACCGAGACCGCCCTGATGCAAGACGCCACCGCTGCCTTGGCCATGCTCTCAGAGCTGAAGACCCAGGGCCTCAGGATTGCCGTGGACGACTTCGGCACGGGCTATTCTTCCCTCAGCTATCTGAAGCAATTTCCCATCGACACCCTGAAAATTGATCGCTGCTTCGTCAATGGGCTGACCACCGATGCCAAGAATCAGGTGATTCTCACCGCTATGATCGAGATGGCCCACGCCCTAGACCTCTATGTGGTGGCCGAAGGGGTAGAAACCGAGGCCGAATTAGCCCTGCTGCAGGATTACCAGTGCGACAGCGTCCAGGGATATTTGCTGGGTCAGCCCATGGCCAGCAAAGACTTCTACACCTGGTGTCAGGCCATGACCCTAGAGCAGGCCAGCTGA
- the aroA gene encoding 3-phosphoshikimate 1-carboxyvinyltransferase, with protein sequence MALQGRLRVPGDKSISHRALMLGAIASGETRIQGLLLGEDPRSTARCFQAMGVQISDLAADWVTVRGVAWANLAGAGRYPQCRQLRHHPAADAGVIGLPSAALLRGHTGDDSLRSRPMGRVIKPLSQMGATIWGRQGQSLAPLAVQGQRLRPQHYTSPVASAQVKSCILLAGLMVDGQTSVSEPSLSRDHSERMLRAFGAELTLEPDRHTVTVYGPAQLTGQTVIVPGDISSAAFWLVAAAITPGSELIIENVGVNPTRTGILEALQAMQADITLENQRLVTGEPVADLRVRHSQLQAAHFSGALIPRLIDEIPILAVAALFAKGTTVIRDASELRVKECDRITVMANQLNRLGAQVTEHADGLDILGGATLHGSDVDSHTDHRVGMSLTIAALRAQGVTQVQRAEGGGGLLSRLHSHPGPPLWPNPSFSPMLIPDEGAATPVAGERLGSIMGTMGTPKMMSTAVT encoded by the coding sequence GTGGCCCTGCAGGGGCGATTACGGGTGCCGGGAGATAAATCCATTTCCCATCGGGCCTTGATGCTGGGTGCGATCGCATCGGGAGAGACCCGCATTCAGGGACTCTTATTGGGGGAAGACCCCCGCAGCACCGCTCGCTGTTTTCAAGCCATGGGGGTGCAGATCTCGGATCTGGCGGCCGACTGGGTGACGGTGCGAGGGGTGGCCTGGGCAAACCTTGCTGGAGCCGGCCGATATCCTCAATGCCGGCAACTCCGGCACCACCCTGCGGCTGATGCTGGGGTTATTGGCCTCCCATCCGCAGCGCTTCTTCGTGGTCACACCGGGGACGACTCCTTGCGATCGCGGCCCATGGGTCGCGTGATTAAGCCCCTGAGCCAGATGGGGGCCACTATCTGGGGCCGCCAGGGCCAGAGCCTGGCCCCCTTGGCGGTGCAGGGCCAACGGCTGCGACCCCAGCACTACACCTCTCCGGTGGCCTCGGCCCAGGTAAAATCCTGTATTTTGCTGGCGGGTCTGATGGTGGACGGTCAGACCAGCGTCAGCGAGCCCAGCCTGTCTCGGGACCACAGCGAGCGCATGCTGCGGGCCTTCGGGGCCGAACTCACCCTGGAGCCCGACCGTCACACAGTCACCGTCTATGGTCCGGCCCAATTGACGGGGCAGACGGTGATCGTGCCCGGCGACATCAGTTCCGCCGCCTTCTGGCTGGTGGCCGCTGCCATCACCCCCGGCTCCGAGTTGATCATCGAAAACGTCGGCGTCAACCCCACCCGCACTGGCATCCTAGAGGCGCTGCAGGCCATGCAGGCCGATATCACCCTGGAAAACCAGCGACTGGTCACCGGCGAACCCGTAGCCGATCTGCGGGTGCGCCACAGTCAACTGCAGGCGGCCCACTTCAGCGGCGCCTTGATTCCCCGCCTGATCGATGAAATCCCGATTCTGGCCGTGGCCGCCCTGTTCGCCAAGGGAACCACCGTGATTCGCGATGCGTCAGAACTGCGAGTGAAGGAATGCGATCGCATCACCGTCATGGCCAATCAACTCAATCGTCTCGGGGCCCAGGTCACCGAACACGCCGACGGCCTCGACATTCTCGGTGGAGCTACCCTACACGGCAGCGACGTCGACAGCCACACCGACCACCGCGTCGGCATGAGCCTCACCATAGCCGCCCTCAGGGCCCAGGGCGTCACCCAGGTGCAGCGAGCCGAGGGCGGCGGCGGTCTCCTATCCCGACTTCATTCCCACCCTGGCCCGCCTCTGTGGCCAAACCCCAGCTTCAGCCCCATGTTAATCCCTGATGAAGGGGCGGCCACCCCCGTGGCAGGGGAACGGCTGGGCTCAATAATGGGGACCATGGGAACGCCTAAGATGATGTCTACAGCTGTGACCTGA
- a CDS encoding Uma2 family endonuclease, with protein MMTFTTGHSIPQTVPPRPPRETLPTMYDLPSESVGEPGLPDEFHDLQPQLLSRMLTLADYSRDQWFTGSDLNLYYDVHYPRWYKRPDWFLAVGVPRLYDGHDLRRSYVTWQEGQNPYVVIELLSPGTEPEDLGRFYGAEDAVASADGIEEPWPMAAESPPVGSEQPPSKLTVYEQWLRVPHYLVYSRPTRRLRHFQLVGGRYQEAPVQAPPPQAWLADLQIGLGLGLGRFEGIAGDWLRWCSADGGWLLTDTEQEQQARERAQAQVLQAAKKSTGHRDERWIR; from the coding sequence ATGATGACCTTTACCACCGGGCACTCCATTCCTCAAACCGTGCCACCGCGCCCTCCCCGCGAGACCCTACCCACCATGTATGATTTACCGAGCGAGTCTGTGGGGGAACCGGGTTTACCGGATGAATTTCATGATCTGCAACCCCAGTTACTCAGCCGCATGCTGACCCTGGCAGACTACAGCCGCGACCAGTGGTTTACCGGCTCAGACCTCAACCTTTACTACGATGTCCACTATCCCCGCTGGTACAAACGGCCGGATTGGTTTCTGGCCGTGGGGGTACCGCGGCTCTACGACGGGCATGATCTGCGCCGCAGCTATGTCACCTGGCAGGAAGGGCAAAACCCCTACGTGGTGATTGAGTTGTTGTCACCGGGGACGGAACCAGAAGACCTAGGGCGGTTTTATGGCGCCGAGGATGCGGTGGCATCGGCAGATGGCATAGAGGAACCATGGCCCATGGCAGCGGAGTCGCCCCCAGTGGGCTCAGAGCAGCCCCCCAGTAAGCTTACCGTCTATGAACAGTGGCTGCGAGTGCCCCATTATCTGGTCTACAGCCGTCCAACTCGACGATTGCGCCATTTTCAGCTGGTGGGGGGACGGTATCAGGAAGCGCCAGTGCAGGCGCCCCCTCCCCAGGCGTGGTTAGCCGACTTACAGATCGGTCTGGGGCTGGGGCTGGGGAGGTTTGAGGGCATTGCTGGTGATTGGTTGCGGTGGTGCAGCGCCGATGGAGGTTGGCTGTTGACGGATACCGAACAGGAACAGCAGGCCCGAGAAAGGGCTCAGGCTCAGGTGCTGCAAGCGGCTAAGAAATCTACTGGCCACCGGGATGAACGCTGGATCAGGTGA
- a CDS encoding Uma2 family endonuclease encodes MSVPTTESLQAQPEQASSNAIRFPPGDLYSDEPPVETELHLRQILLLIQSLERLWSDRQDFYAFGNLTIYYSPHQRKSEDFRGPDFFVVLDTERKPRKSWVVWEEDGKYPNVIVELLSESTAKTDRGLKKQIYQDIFRTLDYFWFDPDTLEFEGFHLVDGTYQSIAPTEQGWRWSQQLGLYLGIHEEQLRFFTAEKTLVPTPEESAEVERQRAEAERQRNEQLIARLRELGIDPDQV; translated from the coding sequence ATGTCTGTGCCTACTACCGAATCCCTTCAGGCCCAACCAGAGCAGGCATCATCAAACGCCATACGCTTTCCGCCTGGAGACCTCTACAGCGATGAACCCCCCGTGGAAACTGAACTGCACCTGCGCCAGATATTGCTGTTGATCCAAAGTTTGGAACGGCTCTGGAGCGATCGCCAAGACTTCTATGCCTTCGGTAATCTCACCATTTACTACAGTCCACACCAGCGGAAGTCAGAAGATTTCCGAGGCCCGGACTTCTTCGTGGTACTGGACACCGAGCGCAAACCGCGCAAAAGCTGGGTGGTGTGGGAAGAAGATGGTAAATACCCGAACGTGATTGTGGAGTTGCTGTCGGAGTCGACGGCTAAGACGGACCGCGGCCTGAAAAAGCAGATCTACCAAGACATCTTCCGCACCCTCGATTATTTCTGGTTTGACCCCGATACTCTGGAATTCGAGGGCTTTCACCTGGTGGATGGCACCTATCAGTCCATTGCCCCTACTGAACAGGGCTGGCGCTGGAGTCAGCAATTAGGACTATATCTGGGCATCCATGAAGAGCAGCTCCGCTTTTTCACGGCTGAGAAAACCTTGGTGCCTACGCCAGAAGAATCTGCTGAAGTTGAGCGGCAGCGTGCCGAAGCTGAGCGGCAACGCAACGAACAACTGATCGCCAGGCTGCGGGAGCTTGGGATTGATCCTGATCAGGTATGA
- a CDS encoding transposase produces MPSSTQLYDQLLHYLRQYSHYRDLRHIKALSWMVTALICSGELSPPAWESYVISRANKAQSFERRWHRFFGNRLVEINQLYLPLVLLTLRQWEGKRLYLALDTTVLWNQYCMIHLSVVCCGRAVPLLWRVLEHGSATVAFEEYRPLLRRARWLLRQYPNLMLLADRGFANHDLMSWLQASSWHYCLRVPCDVLLHGPRRYPTEVRYLWPPKGEAIFYRNVRLWQDGSHQCNIVLATLKGVKEPWAVITDEPPTLQTLWRYALRFRVEELFLDSKSGAFEIEDSRIRSAVTLERLYLVAAIALLYGTTTGMAVQIEGLRQQVDPHWRRGLSYLKIGLRWLKGVVHKGRQLLEPIALLVRDPEPCFASKKAEHDYYDQIWFSRIRSLSCRLE; encoded by the coding sequence ATGCCAAGCTCTACCCAGCTCTATGATCAACTGCTGCACTATCTGCGTCAATACAGCCACTACCGGGACTTGCGCCATATCAAAGCCCTATCTTGGATGGTCACCGCCCTGATTTGTAGTGGTGAGCTGAGCCCACCTGCTTGGGAGTCCTACGTGATAAGCCGTGCCAACAAAGCGCAAAGCTTCGAGCGGCGGTGGCATCGATTTTTCGGCAACCGGCTCGTTGAGATAAATCAGCTCTACCTACCGCTGGTGCTGCTGACGCTGAGGCAGTGGGAGGGCAAGCGGCTGTATCTGGCACTCGATACAACGGTGCTGTGGAACCAATACTGCATGATTCACCTGTCAGTGGTGTGCTGCGGACGAGCAGTCCCGCTACTGTGGCGAGTGCTTGAGCATGGCAGTGCAACGGTGGCTTTTGAAGAATACCGCCCTTTGCTGCGCCGTGCCCGGTGGCTTTTGAGGCAGTACCCGAACCTAATGCTGCTGGCCGACCGAGGCTTTGCCAACCACGACTTGATGAGTTGGTTGCAAGCGAGCAGTTGGCACTACTGCTTGCGAGTGCCCTGCGATGTCCTGCTGCACGGGCCAAGGCGTTATCCGACTGAAGTGAGATATCTGTGGCCGCCAAAAGGCGAGGCGATTTTCTATCGAAATGTCAGGCTGTGGCAGGATGGCTCCCACCAGTGCAACATCGTGCTGGCGACGCTTAAAGGCGTCAAAGAGCCTTGGGCCGTCATCACCGATGAACCGCCTACCTTGCAGACGCTCTGGCGCTACGCGTTGCGTTTCAGAGTAGAGGAGCTGTTTTTGGATAGCAAATCAGGAGCTTTCGAGATTGAAGACTCCCGAATCCGCTCAGCGGTAACCCTTGAGCGACTTTATCTAGTGGCCGCTATTGCACTGCTTTATGGAACAACCACTGGCATGGCGGTTCAGATTGAAGGCCTTAGGCAGCAGGTAGACCCTCATTGGCGGCGCGGACTCAGCTACCTCAAGATTGGATTGCGCTGGCTTAAGGGAGTCGTTCACAAAGGACGACAGCTTCTAGAGCCGATAGCGCTGTTAGTCCGTGACCCAGAGCCTTGTTTTGCCTCCAAAAAAGCGGAGCACGACTATTACGACCAAATCTGGTTCTCTCGCATCCGCTCTCTATCCTGCCGACTAGAGTAA
- a CDS encoding Uma2 family endonuclease, which yields MAALGTLHGRENSVVLKVVSLFAALNMIRVVEFLSTSLRKTGEREAQPDIAFYLGQNFRSPSLNNQPIDIEVYGAPQLAVEIASTTLSDDLGRKRLLYERLGVQEYWVVNVAISEVVAFAVADGGSREIRESQVLPGLGLSTVEDAMQRSQAEDDGALTRWLIQTFQG from the coding sequence GTGGCAGCATTAGGTACCCTACACGGTCGTGAAAATTCAGTGGTGTTGAAGGTGGTCTCGCTGTTTGCTGCCCTCAATATGATTAGGGTTGTCGAGTTTCTGAGTACCTCTTTACGCAAAACAGGTGAACGTGAGGCGCAGCCAGATATCGCCTTTTATTTAGGGCAGAATTTCCGATCGCCCAGCCTGAACAATCAACCCATTGATATTGAAGTGTATGGCGCTCCTCAACTCGCGGTAGAGATTGCTTCGACGACCTTGAGCGATGATTTAGGCCGGAAACGCTTGCTGTATGAGCGATTGGGAGTGCAGGAGTATTGGGTCGTCAATGTGGCCATATCAGAGGTAGTGGCGTTTGCAGTTGCAGATGGCGGGAGTCGAGAGATTCGGGAATCTCAGGTGTTGCCAGGGCTGGGACTCTCAACGGTTGAAGACGCCATGCAGCGCAGTCAAGCTGAGGATGATGGGGCACTGACCCGTTGGTTAATCCAAACGTTTCAAGGGTAG